In the Nitrospirota bacterium genome, CTCCCAGGGGATTGCGGTCGTACGTGAGGCGAGTGGCGCCACGAAGAAGTGGCGCTGAGCCACGAGCGCCGCCGAGACGGTGAGGCGGCCGAGGCTCCTTGGAGAACGCCGCGGATGGGCTTTTTCAGCAACCGACTAAGCGATGAGCGCCTTCTGAACGAGGCCGGGAAGATCGGTAGGATGTGCGGCCACGAAGTCCGGCTCGCGATCGGGCCGGTCAACGTATCCCCACGCGCACCAGATCGTGGCGGCGCCGAACGCCTGTCCGAGCGCGATGTCGGCGGTGGTGTCTCCGATCATGACCGCGCGGCCCCGTGCCGCGTCGAATGCACACCGCCGGGCGGCTTCGGACAACACGAGGGGATCGGGTTTGCTCGCCGCGCACGTGTCGCCGCCGATCACCGCCGCGAAGAACGCGTCGATCCCGAGCGCCTCGATCAGCCGTTGGGAGATCCGTTCCGGCTTGTTGGTGATCACGGCCAGTCGGCCGACGTACGCCAGCCGTTCCAGCGAGTCCGCGATCCCCGGATAGAGGCGGGTGTCGTGCGCCACGTGGTCCAGGTAATCGGCCTCATAGCGCGCGCGGACATCGACCAGCCGGCTGTCGTTGCCCTCGAGATAGTCGTCGAAACACGCGCGGTAGAGCTGATCCATGCCCCGGTTCACCCAGGGACGGATGGCGTCGTCGGCCTGCGGGGACAGCCCGAGTCCCGCACGCACGCGGTGAACCGCGGACACCATGTCGTTCCGGCTGTCTTCCAGCGTGCCGTCGAGATCGAATCCGATCAGGTTCACGCGTTGGCGGGATCGGTCCGGCGAGTCAATTGTTCGACGCTGCCCGCGCCGTCCCCGTGTTCGGTCACGCGGCGCTGGCCGCTCAATGAGCCCTTGTACGCCGAGAACGGGCGGCTGTTGTGGCTGATCACTTCGTGCGCCATCCCGCCCGGAATCAACAGGATGTCGCCCGCTTCGATGGTCACCGGGAACTCGTCGAAGTGAAACGTGATCGCGCCGGATACCGCGCCCCGGATTTCCGGTTCGTCGTGCGCGTGCCGGCTGCGTTCGAACCACGGCGCGACGGTTTGCAGGTCGTACACCGCGTACCCGAACCGTCGCATCTCTTCGGCCACCGACTCCGCGGTGGGCTCCTCGGTGCGGCCCCACTTCACGAGTCGGACCCCGTTGGGCAATGTCACCATTTTGGATCGATTACTCATGGCGAATCTCCGGTATGACCGCCACCATAACGCGTTCGGCGTGGCGCTGTCTATGCCTCCTCCGGGGTACGATGGGCCGCGCTCCCTCGCGGGACCGCCTGTTGCAGCGGCGTATCCGCGGGTGCAGCATCCATCAGGACTTCGGTCCCCACGGGCAGCTCCGGCTGCTGGCGCCCCTCCCCTGCACTCGACCGGCTTGCAATTTGCCCGGAAAGTATTCTAAAACCATACCCAACCACGAAGTCCCGCCGCCTGGAGCGGAGTCAATATTGCTTGCCAGATGGACCCCACGTTTCCCCAGCGCAGAGCAGAGGATCGGTCCCACCAACACAGTTTCGAGTTACTGCGCGCGCTGAGCCTCGCACAAGCCCGTTTCATCGCGGACGCAGATCCGCGCGAACTGTTCAGCGAGCTGTTGACCGCGGTTCTCTCGCTCACCCACAGCCAATGCGGGTTTCTGGCGGAAGTGGCCGACCCTTCCTCCGGAGCCGGCGCGCTGCAGGTGTACGCCGCATCCGACGTGGAGTGGAGCGAGTTGTACCTCGACACGCTCTTCAACGCCGCGATCGAGACCGGGCAAACCGTGATCTTTGCCGATCCACCAGACGGCGGGAAAGAGGAAAGAGACGCGCGGATCAGGACGTTCCTGGGCTTGCCGATCCATCGCGGCCGGGAACTGGTGGGTATCCTGGGCATTGCCAACCGGCCGACCGGGTACGACGCCGTGACCGTGGCGTTTCTCGCTCCGGTCCTGGCGACCTGCGGGACCCTCATCGCCGCCGCTCGGACCGATCGTCGCCGGCAACAAGCCGAACAAGCGCTTCGCGAAAGCGAGGAGCGTTTCCGGGCG is a window encoding:
- a CDS encoding HAD-IA family hydrolase; protein product: MNLIGFDLDGTLEDSRNDMVSAVHRVRAGLGLSPQADDAIRPWVNRGMDQLYRACFDDYLEGNDSRLVDVRARYEADYLDHVAHDTRLYPGIADSLERLAYVGRLAVITNKPERISQRLIEALGIDAFFAAVIGGDTCAASKPDPLVLSEAARRCAFDAARGRAVMIGDTTADIALGQAFGAATIWCAWGYVDRPDREPDFVAAHPTDLPGLVQKALIA
- a CDS encoding cupin domain-containing protein — its product is MSNRSKMVTLPNGVRLVKWGRTEEPTAESVAEEMRRFGYAVYDLQTVAPWFERSRHAHDEPEIRGAVSGAITFHFDEFPVTIEAGDILLIPGGMAHEVISHNSRPFSAYKGSLSGQRRVTEHGDGAGSVEQLTRRTDPANA